The proteins below are encoded in one region of Planctopirus limnophila DSM 3776:
- a CDS encoding ABC transporter permease yields MGLTLRLAWLVLDNTFRNPLRTLLTALGTVALVLVVTLVYTVLDNLDRITTEKSANLKLIATEKWQIPSQLPYRYVAGLAQGAAKNETDTRPTDYMSWAFFLGSLEADQSSRDFNSFIFAFVMEPEKVLTMMDELDELSPDSSDYKNLAAAVEKLKQNKQGIILGQSRMKKLNKKVGDRFKLYSRNYKDISLEFEIVGTFPQGRYDESTTFRRDYLNSALDQYQRDKGKPHPLADKSLNLVWLRVPTRDAFNEVANQIAEAPEFSAPAVKVETASSGIGNFLEGYRDLLWGARYLLAPACMATLALVIANSISISVRERQQEFAVMKVLGFQPYQILLLVLGEALLVGVVAGFFSATATYAFVNYGLGGLPFKIGFLPTFDVPVSAIFVGTLMGAGTALLGSLIPAWSACSVKVSEIFSRVT; encoded by the coding sequence ATGGGTTTAACATTACGGCTGGCATGGCTGGTGCTGGACAATACGTTCCGGAATCCCTTGCGCACTTTATTAACCGCACTGGGGACCGTCGCCCTCGTACTGGTCGTCACGCTCGTCTACACCGTCCTCGATAACCTTGATCGAATCACGACGGAAAAAAGTGCGAATCTCAAGCTGATTGCGACCGAGAAGTGGCAGATTCCCAGCCAGTTGCCATACCGATATGTCGCTGGTCTGGCCCAGGGTGCTGCCAAAAATGAGACAGATACTCGACCGACCGATTATATGTCCTGGGCCTTTTTTCTCGGTTCACTCGAAGCGGATCAATCGAGTCGCGATTTCAACTCTTTCATCTTTGCCTTCGTGATGGAACCTGAAAAAGTTCTCACCATGATGGATGAACTCGATGAGCTTTCGCCCGATTCCAGTGACTATAAAAATCTCGCGGCGGCCGTCGAGAAACTCAAGCAGAATAAGCAGGGGATCATTCTCGGCCAGAGCCGGATGAAGAAGCTGAATAAAAAGGTCGGCGACCGCTTTAAACTCTATAGCCGTAATTATAAAGATATTTCTCTCGAATTTGAAATCGTAGGAACTTTCCCTCAAGGCCGATATGATGAATCGACCACTTTTCGTCGTGACTACCTGAATTCGGCACTCGATCAGTATCAGCGTGATAAAGGTAAGCCTCATCCTCTGGCAGACAAATCGTTGAACCTTGTCTGGCTGCGTGTCCCGACTCGCGATGCCTTCAATGAGGTCGCTAATCAAATTGCCGAGGCTCCTGAATTTTCTGCACCAGCAGTCAAAGTCGAGACCGCCTCTTCCGGCATCGGCAACTTTCTCGAAGGTTATCGCGATCTGTTATGGGGGGCCCGCTATCTCCTGGCACCGGCATGTATGGCCACTTTGGCGTTAGTCATCGCGAACTCGATCAGCATCAGCGTGCGCGAGCGGCAACAGGAGTTCGCTGTCATGAAAGTGCTCGGTTTTCAACCTTATCAGATTCTCCTGCTGGTGCTGGGTGAGGCTTTATTAGTAGGTGTCGTGGCCGGCTTCTTCAGTGCCACCGCAACCTACGCCTTTGTGAATTACGGGCTGGGTGGTTTGCCCTTCAAAATTGGATTTCTACCCACTTTTGATGTCCCTGTCAGTGCCATATTTGTTGGTACATTAATGGGTGCTGGCACCGCCCTCCTGGGGAGTCTGATTCCTGCCTGGTCAGCCTGCAGTGTCAAAGTTTCGGAAATCTTCAGTCGCGTCACTTAA
- a CDS encoding ABC transporter ATP-binding protein: protein MVASRTDCVIVDHVAKSFRRGSEEVHVLDELSLRVPEGEFLALMGPSGSGKTTLLNLIAGLDRPTSGEVTVRGEPISRLSEGKLALWRTRNIGFVFQFYHLLPVLSAYRNVELPLLLLPMTAAQRRQQVEMALNIVNLSDRMHHRPGQLSGGQQQRVGIARALVTDPALIVADEPTGDLDSKAADEILALLVALKSSLNKTIVMVTHDPKAAARADRTLHLEKGKLVDEVYGAHTFSGVH from the coding sequence GTGGTGGCTTCCCGGACAGATTGTGTCATCGTTGATCATGTCGCCAAATCGTTTCGTCGCGGAAGTGAAGAAGTTCATGTGCTGGATGAACTCTCTTTGCGCGTCCCGGAAGGCGAGTTTCTGGCCTTAATGGGCCCCTCAGGCTCAGGCAAAACCACACTTCTCAACTTGATTGCCGGTCTGGATCGACCGACATCGGGCGAAGTGACAGTGCGTGGTGAGCCGATCTCCCGCCTCTCCGAAGGCAAACTCGCCCTGTGGCGCACACGGAACATCGGCTTCGTGTTCCAGTTCTATCACCTGCTCCCTGTCCTCTCCGCATATCGCAATGTGGAGTTGCCACTTTTACTGCTCCCGATGACAGCCGCCCAGCGCCGGCAGCAGGTCGAAATGGCGCTGAACATTGTGAATCTCTCGGATCGTATGCATCATCGCCCCGGTCAACTTTCCGGCGGTCAACAGCAGCGCGTGGGAATTGCCCGGGCGCTCGTTACCGATCCCGCCCTGATTGTGGCGGACGAACCGACGGGCGATCTCGACAGTAAAGCGGCCGACGAAATTCTTGCCTTACTCGTCGCTTTAAAAAGCTCGCTGAACAAAACCATTGTCATGGTGACCCACGACCCGAAAGCCGCTGCCCGGGCCGATCGCACTTTACATCTCGAGAAGGGGAAACTCGTCGATGAAGTTTATGGAGCCCACACCTTTTCCGGTGTTCATTAA
- a CDS encoding family 16 glycoside hydrolase gives MSFWIRPRGSHHPGPVRHKPGMGIHWMILCSLTLSIISGCGQSPSSSQTPEQVTSNASSASTEPTANATTAAQPQAVANWLENPQAIDLSGRYGRRLQIVWKDATRDPMEGDDDDDSMADRDVTSPIDPADANDPLMAENLPAGSSQVTTGKDNAFGAANEEKPDDASVSQSSQADWYVLIDGEPVRDETGILLSIPCEVRVPPGPHEVTLAQPGMVDLSKKVEIRQDRKVSFERPEKPVRGASSLSGPLFDLARGEFLPLDELNTAGKEYDPWLSADGLTLVFAGDRAEGRGVYLATRPTRYHAFSPAELIEITRSGEFVATPVLSPDGLSLIYVHPARTRIWLLERNSVDDPFVKRTALRSIDQPGFEWIGAQLMFPEAISQTPQFKASANFQLAWIERNAAGQQQVFVAEGPSLGSLSKAQGKAIILPGDRPWFTASTDRQFSLDGHVLQRWIREQSLGPVASALYGNPSPIGEFPAGFPPPLANERSLFITDDEQWAVAAVTSAASEATLQQQPGDLMLLRLSDGPQWGWKFQGRSLKPIPSTETTPPTLVADQSASKVMNAEDRSSPATTNPSTPVREEMDPSVKTNADPAATVANQPVQPVEVQTAYSTYEKSLAEFRKALEARNYEQAAQILQQRRETSFATALNPLTELDLAWLKTLNEFQVMVNDGVRQLEPGTTVRVGSAKLELIGLKEGVLSLKSRLKTIEKPLWEMSTGDLLALAESLPGGTNQASALKTLAFVKADPVLPARVIELWLGRAGPGGQDFLEAFSTRELEEGRLALAENRLSSAIEHFGKTIAAGPERPAAQAAEKEKAQLYDRTRWKIVGKRDWARGPDGEWSADARRIDGAYLVSESDYENFVCEFEWKADQPGAQGGLYFHYAGEGNPFEFGYKIHLAGDMDQQGMDQYSTGALFGSDAPKKKVAKKNAWNRFRLTVVGPKTTVQINDEVVLETDVPVSKSEPRGYLAIDGVGGAFRYRKILVYEPSNSPAAKPQN, from the coding sequence ATGAGTTTCTGGATCAGACCTCGCGGTTCGCACCATCCAGGCCCTGTCCGCCACAAGCCCGGCATGGGCATTCACTGGATGATCCTGTGCTCTTTGACACTCTCGATCATTTCGGGATGTGGGCAAAGCCCATCCAGCAGCCAGACTCCCGAGCAGGTGACATCGAATGCAAGCTCTGCTTCCACTGAACCCACTGCGAATGCCACCACAGCCGCACAGCCTCAGGCAGTTGCCAACTGGCTCGAAAATCCTCAGGCCATCGACTTGTCCGGGCGGTATGGGCGTCGATTGCAGATCGTCTGGAAAGACGCCACTCGCGATCCCATGGAGGGCGATGACGACGACGACTCGATGGCAGATCGCGATGTGACGTCCCCAATTGATCCAGCAGACGCGAACGATCCCCTGATGGCCGAGAATTTGCCAGCGGGCTCGTCACAGGTCACCACAGGTAAAGACAACGCTTTTGGTGCTGCCAACGAAGAGAAACCTGACGATGCCAGCGTGAGCCAATCGTCTCAGGCCGATTGGTATGTGCTGATTGACGGTGAGCCCGTGCGAGACGAGACCGGGATCCTGTTGTCGATCCCTTGTGAAGTCCGTGTCCCTCCTGGTCCTCATGAAGTGACTTTGGCTCAGCCGGGAATGGTTGATCTATCGAAAAAAGTGGAGATCCGGCAGGATCGCAAAGTCAGTTTCGAACGACCCGAGAAGCCGGTGCGTGGAGCCTCTTCGCTTTCGGGGCCACTCTTTGACCTGGCAAGAGGCGAGTTCCTTCCACTCGATGAACTCAACACTGCCGGGAAAGAGTACGACCCCTGGCTTTCTGCTGATGGACTCACGCTGGTCTTTGCCGGTGATCGAGCGGAAGGCCGAGGCGTTTACCTGGCGACACGTCCCACAAGATACCATGCCTTCTCGCCTGCCGAGTTAATTGAAATTACACGGTCGGGCGAATTCGTGGCCACGCCCGTCCTCTCACCGGATGGGTTGAGTTTGATCTATGTGCACCCCGCCCGCACGCGGATCTGGCTGCTGGAACGCAATTCCGTCGATGATCCCTTTGTCAAACGGACAGCTCTTAGGAGCATCGATCAACCGGGGTTCGAATGGATCGGGGCTCAACTGATGTTCCCAGAGGCCATTTCACAGACACCGCAATTCAAAGCTTCGGCAAACTTCCAGTTAGCTTGGATCGAACGTAACGCCGCAGGTCAACAGCAGGTTTTTGTCGCCGAAGGGCCGAGTCTGGGGAGTTTGTCCAAAGCCCAGGGCAAAGCGATCATTTTACCCGGAGACCGGCCCTGGTTTACCGCTTCGACGGATCGTCAATTCAGTCTCGATGGTCATGTTCTGCAGAGGTGGATTCGTGAACAATCTCTTGGGCCGGTCGCCTCGGCACTCTATGGAAATCCATCGCCCATTGGAGAATTTCCCGCTGGATTTCCTCCTCCACTCGCCAACGAACGATCGCTGTTTATTACCGATGATGAGCAGTGGGCTGTCGCTGCCGTCACATCCGCAGCCAGCGAAGCCACACTACAACAACAGCCGGGCGATCTCATGCTGCTTCGTCTCTCTGATGGCCCGCAATGGGGTTGGAAATTCCAGGGGCGCAGTCTGAAGCCAATCCCCTCCACCGAGACCACACCGCCGACATTAGTCGCTGATCAGTCAGCCTCGAAAGTCATGAATGCAGAAGACCGTTCATCACCAGCCACGACGAATCCATCAACTCCCGTTCGTGAGGAGATGGATCCCTCCGTGAAGACGAACGCCGATCCCGCAGCGACCGTCGCGAACCAGCCTGTGCAACCAGTGGAAGTTCAAACGGCCTATTCGACCTATGAGAAATCTCTGGCTGAGTTTCGCAAGGCTCTGGAAGCTCGAAATTATGAACAGGCGGCACAAATCCTCCAGCAGCGGCGAGAAACTTCGTTTGCGACCGCATTGAATCCACTGACAGAACTCGACCTGGCCTGGCTGAAAACACTCAATGAGTTTCAGGTCATGGTGAACGATGGTGTTCGCCAGCTGGAGCCCGGCACCACAGTACGCGTCGGTTCTGCCAAGCTGGAGTTGATTGGTCTCAAAGAGGGTGTTCTGAGTTTGAAGTCGCGACTGAAGACCATTGAAAAACCTTTGTGGGAAATGTCGACGGGCGATCTGCTGGCACTGGCCGAATCTCTGCCGGGTGGGACGAATCAGGCATCCGCGCTGAAGACGCTCGCTTTCGTAAAGGCAGATCCTGTTCTTCCAGCACGAGTCATCGAATTGTGGCTGGGCCGTGCGGGCCCCGGCGGACAGGATTTTCTCGAAGCGTTCAGCACTCGCGAACTTGAAGAAGGCCGCCTGGCTCTGGCCGAAAATCGGTTAAGCAGTGCGATCGAGCATTTTGGCAAGACGATTGCCGCCGGGCCGGAAAGACCCGCCGCACAGGCAGCCGAAAAGGAAAAAGCCCAGCTCTATGATCGCACTCGCTGGAAGATTGTCGGCAAGCGTGACTGGGCTCGCGGCCCTGACGGTGAATGGAGTGCTGATGCCCGGCGGATCGACGGGGCTTATCTCGTTTCCGAAAGTGATTACGAAAACTTCGTATGCGAGTTTGAATGGAAAGCCGATCAACCCGGTGCACAGGGTGGGCTTTACTTTCATTATGCCGGTGAAGGAAACCCCTTTGAATTTGGCTATAAAATCCATCTTGCTGGCGACATGGATCAGCAGGGAATGGATCAATATTCAACGGGTGCCCTCTTTGGATCGGATGCACCCAAAAAGAAGGTCGCCAAAAAGAATGCTTGGAACCGCTTCCGTTTGACAGTCGTCGGCCCTAAGACGACTGTCCAGATCAACGATGAAGTCGTGCTCGAAACCGATGTGCCTGTTTCCAAAAGCGAACCTCGTGGTTATCTGGCAATCGACGGAGTGGGTGGCGCCTTCCGCTATCGCAAGATTCTGGTTTATGAACCGAGCAACTCTCCAGCTGCCAAGCCTCAAAACTAG
- a CDS encoding CotH kinase family protein, translated as MRTMVVGSVLLLVIAIAIESVWPQTGDRAPENGPPQNGPRENGPGGGFPPFGPPGGFPGFGGPPGFGGPPGGGQERKLLSKFDADKDGKLNLAERQLARKESAQGSAGFGGPRGPRGGMPGMGANRTPQAGKKILPENVTSAGDTDLYDPSIVRTIFLNFEGKDWETELSDFHNTDVEVPAMMQVDGKDYPDVGVSFRGMSSYGMVPAGFKRSFNVSIDAFNDQQKLGGYKTLNLLNCNGDTSFLRGFVYSQIATEMIPVPRVNFVRVVVNHEDWGVFANVEQFNKDFIKRHFENSNGYRWKVPGSPMGRGGLEYLGDDTNAYKRIYEIKSKDTPEAWERLISLCRILNETPAEQLVEKLEPVLDIDETLTFLALDVALCNSDGYWTRASDYSLYCTPEGKFTLVPHDFNEIFQSGGPGGPPGGGPPGGFGPPSFGFPPFGPPPEGQPPFGPPGGAPNGFGPPPNGNSTPPQGRVAGNPNGPPQGPGGGQNPRGGPRRGPGGGGPGGGGPGGGGPGHGGPTLDPLVGLNDSTKPLRSKLLAVPELKARYLKYVGQIADQYLAAEFLKPRMQQEFELISPLVAQDQKKLFTTADFVRESKFIEIQNSSENARSTLWDQIQKRREFLMKHAEVRAALGKQNTDGRTSAIKNQRSSNRQPAPLSSAR; from the coding sequence ATGCGGACGATGGTTGTCGGGAGCGTTCTATTATTGGTGATTGCCATCGCGATTGAATCGGTCTGGCCACAGACGGGTGATCGCGCTCCGGAAAATGGCCCACCCCAAAATGGCCCCCGAGAAAATGGCCCAGGGGGCGGCTTTCCACCCTTCGGCCCTCCGGGCGGATTCCCTGGCTTTGGCGGACCACCCGGCTTCGGCGGCCCGCCCGGAGGTGGACAGGAACGCAAGCTGCTCTCGAAATTCGATGCTGACAAAGACGGCAAGCTGAATCTCGCAGAGCGACAACTGGCTCGAAAAGAATCCGCTCAGGGAAGTGCTGGCTTCGGCGGTCCCAGAGGGCCTCGCGGCGGTATGCCTGGCATGGGAGCCAATCGTACGCCACAAGCAGGGAAGAAAATCCTGCCCGAGAATGTGACGTCAGCCGGTGATACTGATCTGTACGATCCGTCGATCGTCCGGACAATATTTCTGAACTTTGAAGGCAAAGACTGGGAAACAGAACTCTCGGACTTTCACAACACGGATGTCGAAGTTCCCGCCATGATGCAGGTTGATGGTAAAGACTACCCCGACGTCGGCGTCAGCTTCCGCGGCATGTCATCCTACGGTATGGTGCCAGCCGGCTTTAAGCGGTCATTCAATGTTTCCATCGATGCCTTTAACGACCAGCAAAAGCTCGGCGGCTACAAAACGCTGAATTTACTTAACTGCAATGGCGACACTTCATTTTTAAGAGGTTTTGTCTACTCTCAGATCGCCACGGAAATGATCCCCGTCCCTCGCGTGAACTTTGTTCGTGTCGTTGTAAATCACGAAGACTGGGGTGTCTTTGCAAACGTCGAACAATTCAACAAAGATTTTATCAAAAGACACTTTGAGAACAGCAATGGCTATCGGTGGAAGGTTCCAGGAAGTCCTATGGGTCGCGGTGGGCTGGAGTATTTAGGGGATGATACCAACGCCTACAAGCGAATTTACGAGATCAAAAGTAAAGATACTCCTGAGGCCTGGGAGCGATTGATTTCTTTATGCCGCATTCTGAATGAGACACCTGCGGAGCAACTGGTCGAAAAGCTGGAGCCAGTCCTCGATATTGATGAGACCCTGACGTTTCTGGCGCTGGATGTCGCGCTCTGCAATAGTGATGGCTACTGGACTCGCGCGAGTGATTACAGTCTCTACTGCACACCCGAAGGGAAATTTACACTGGTTCCGCACGACTTCAATGAGATCTTTCAATCGGGTGGCCCTGGCGGCCCACCAGGTGGCGGACCGCCGGGTGGATTTGGGCCCCCATCATTTGGTTTTCCTCCATTTGGTCCACCACCCGAAGGCCAACCCCCATTCGGACCGCCGGGTGGTGCACCCAATGGATTCGGGCCACCTCCCAATGGGAATAGCACTCCTCCTCAGGGACGAGTTGCCGGTAATCCCAATGGCCCTCCTCAAGGGCCGGGTGGCGGGCAAAATCCGCGGGGTGGCCCAAGACGAGGCCCCGGTGGTGGTGGGCCTGGTGGCGGTGGTCCCGGTGGCGGTGGGCCAGGTCATGGTGGGCCGACACTCGATCCTCTGGTTGGGCTCAACGATTCGACAAAGCCACTGCGCAGTAAACTCCTTGCTGTTCCAGAACTCAAGGCTCGCTATCTGAAGTATGTCGGACAGATTGCCGATCAGTACCTGGCAGCCGAATTCCTCAAACCTCGGATGCAGCAGGAGTTTGAACTGATTTCACCACTGGTGGCTCAGGATCAGAAGAAGCTCTTCACCACAGCCGACTTTGTGCGCGAGTCGAAGTTTATTGAGATTCAGAACTCCTCAGAAAATGCTCGCTCGACGCTGTGGGATCAGATTCAGAAACGACGGGAGTTTCTGATGAAACACGCGGAAGTCCGAGCCGCCCTTGGCAAGCAGAACACCGATGGACGAACATCGGCGATCAAGAATCAGCGATCCTCCAACCGACAACCGGCTCCCTTGTCGTCAGCCCGTTAA
- a CDS encoding polyphosphate polymerase domain-containing protein, translating to MYLATNSGHDTDCDAVSFPVSSIGERSLPSSDRQPKLPFSFRELTQKLLTSPVSETKYLISRSVADLVSGWAQVYMQPDQHADPALGDGYWVRTLYLDTPGADIYHRRGVGRSRKFRIRGYGSSPELWLEMKWKRKEKVRKRRTVIHQDQLPLIMANSSQEYDWFSSRIDRYQLQPACQITYRRQAYLCRTSHGVYRLTLDREAFSQPHDGWKAPVEAGNCRILNAENAILELKYQGDFPLFFRSLVELIPQVPGSYSKYRRAISTLMDQSMGDSACPTG from the coding sequence ATGTATCTTGCGACAAACTCAGGTCATGATACGGACTGCGATGCAGTCTCGTTCCCTGTATCGTCAATTGGAGAGAGATCGCTGCCATCGTCTGATCGGCAGCCGAAGCTCCCGTTTTCGTTTCGTGAATTGACTCAAAAGCTGTTAACCTCTCCCGTCTCAGAAACGAAGTATCTCATTTCAAGATCGGTCGCTGATCTTGTTTCTGGATGGGCACAAGTTTATATGCAGCCCGACCAGCATGCTGATCCTGCATTAGGAGATGGCTACTGGGTGCGTACTTTATATCTCGATACGCCGGGGGCTGACATTTATCACCGCCGAGGGGTTGGTCGCAGCCGCAAATTCCGTATTCGAGGATATGGGAGCTCTCCTGAACTCTGGTTGGAAATGAAGTGGAAGCGGAAAGAAAAAGTCCGCAAGCGTCGTACCGTGATTCATCAGGATCAGCTGCCGTTGATCATGGCCAATTCATCTCAGGAGTATGATTGGTTTTCGAGTCGGATTGATCGCTACCAGTTACAACCCGCCTGCCAGATCACTTATCGGCGACAGGCTTATCTATGCCGGACATCGCACGGGGTCTATCGACTCACGCTTGATCGCGAGGCATTTTCACAGCCGCATGATGGCTGGAAGGCTCCTGTCGAAGCTGGAAACTGTCGGATTCTGAATGCGGAGAACGCCATACTGGAATTAAAGTATCAGGGCGACTTCCCACTCTTCTTCAGATCGCTCGTGGAATTAATTCCTCAAGTTCCCGGCTCGTATTCTAAGTATCGCCGGGCGATTTCCACTTTGATGGATCAATCCATGGGGGATTCTGCATGCCCGACTGGTTGA
- a CDS encoding DUF4956 domain-containing protein → MPDWLTAFSLPSAPPQDWKTIVASMVLSVLLGMTIGQIHRWTRPLHPGSASFHATLVLMTILITLVTQVIGDNVARAFSLVGALSIVRFRTVVRDTKDTAFVIFAVVIGMCAGAERGWLAIGGTILVGLVAAIYRDRPYNPSTSLIRYRLILRMGLAQEVESQVHALLQQVARSYDLESLSTVRQGSAMETTYSLQLNRAISPRELHTQLSRIEGIQSVELTASIDEDR, encoded by the coding sequence ATGCCCGACTGGTTGACCGCTTTTTCGCTACCGTCGGCACCTCCTCAGGACTGGAAGACTATCGTAGCCTCGATGGTGCTATCGGTTCTCTTAGGGATGACGATTGGCCAGATCCACCGCTGGACACGTCCCCTTCACCCCGGGAGTGCCTCATTCCACGCGACTTTGGTCTTGATGACGATTCTGATTACGCTGGTCACTCAAGTCATCGGCGATAACGTCGCACGGGCCTTCAGTCTCGTGGGAGCGCTGTCGATCGTTCGCTTTCGCACTGTCGTCCGCGATACAAAAGATACAGCGTTCGTCATCTTCGCCGTCGTGATTGGTATGTGTGCCGGTGCGGAACGCGGCTGGCTGGCGATCGGAGGGACCATCCTCGTTGGTCTGGTCGCGGCCATTTATCGAGACCGTCCCTATAACCCTTCGACTTCACTGATCCGTTACCGGTTAATCCTGCGGATGGGGCTGGCACAAGAAGTGGAATCACAGGTGCATGCCCTGCTTCAGCAGGTTGCCCGGAGCTATGACCTCGAAAGTCTCAGTACCGTTCGTCAGGGGAGTGCGATGGAAACGACCTACTCGCTGCAATTGAACCGCGCGATCTCGCCGCGCGAGTTGCATACGCAGTTGAGCCGTATCGAAGGGATCCAGAGTGTCGAACTGACGGCATCCATCGACGAGGATCGTTGA
- a CDS encoding alpha/beta hydrolase → MNFSPAALQRRATLAALLSLALAAGPLALAQEPTAAGKPEQPATAKPAAKTAQAKRAAQAANNPIVPYKIAPTAKDLPYGTHPRQVLDFWQAKSTTPTPVVFFIHGGGWNNGDKSSAVRTLDLPKLLDSGISVVTINYRLVPQAYEAGIEPPVKWPLSDAARALQFVRSKASEWNLDKARIGACGGSAGACSSLWLAMHDDMVVPDSNDPIERESTRLWCAVVSGAQTSLDPAETSAWIPNMEYGGHAYGFREAGQARPAEFKKFLAGREKVLPWLKEYSPASHSSKDDPTIVLFYGQKEPAQKGDTQKDPTHSILLGKLLKEKLDPLGVKCVVTSPGEPDPSFTSITDSLITELKAAK, encoded by the coding sequence ATGAACTTTTCACCAGCAGCACTTCAGCGTCGCGCGACGTTGGCCGCCCTGCTCTCCCTTGCTCTGGCAGCCGGGCCTCTGGCTCTCGCCCAGGAGCCAACAGCCGCTGGAAAACCTGAGCAACCAGCCACAGCGAAACCAGCAGCGAAGACTGCTCAGGCCAAGCGTGCGGCACAGGCGGCGAACAATCCCATTGTCCCCTATAAAATCGCGCCGACCGCCAAAGACCTGCCTTACGGCACTCATCCTCGACAAGTCCTCGATTTCTGGCAGGCCAAGTCGACCACTCCCACTCCTGTCGTATTCTTCATTCATGGCGGTGGCTGGAACAATGGCGATAAATCGTCGGCAGTCCGCACTCTCGACCTTCCCAAACTGCTCGACAGCGGGATCTCCGTGGTGACGATCAATTACAGGCTGGTTCCTCAGGCGTATGAAGCCGGCATCGAACCACCTGTAAAATGGCCACTTTCGGATGCCGCACGAGCCCTTCAATTTGTGCGGTCCAAAGCCAGCGAGTGGAATCTCGATAAGGCGAGGATTGGAGCCTGTGGTGGTTCTGCCGGTGCCTGCTCGTCGCTCTGGCTGGCGATGCATGACGATATGGTGGTCCCTGATAGCAATGATCCCATCGAACGCGAATCGACCCGCCTGTGGTGTGCTGTTGTGAGCGGGGCACAGACTTCGCTCGATCCTGCGGAAACCAGTGCCTGGATTCCCAACATGGAATATGGCGGCCATGCGTATGGGTTCCGTGAAGCGGGTCAGGCCCGGCCAGCCGAGTTCAAGAAGTTCCTCGCAGGTCGCGAAAAGGTGCTACCCTGGCTGAAGGAGTATTCACCCGCCTCCCATTCCTCGAAAGACGATCCCACGATCGTCCTGTTCTATGGCCAGAAAGAGCCCGCCCAGAAGGGAGATACGCAAAAGGATCCGACTCACTCGATTCTGTTGGGTAAACTCCTTAAGGAAAAACTCGATCCACTGGGTGTGAAGTGCGTCGTCACATCCCCCGGCGAACCCGACCCTTCCTTCACCTCGATCACCGATTCGCTGATCACCGAACTCAAAGCCGCTAAATGA
- a CDS encoding MBL fold metallo-hydrolase, translated as MTRIHHINCGTLLVPGYPTVVCHCLLLEDAKGLALVDSGIGLLDVQNPLERVGQPLIDLAGFQFHEHDTAIRRIEALGLKPQDVRHIVLTHADPDHAGGLADFPEAKVHLAAEERAALETGHWRYLRIQFAHGPQWETYSSSPQMWFGLEAREVALGFEAQVLLIPLFGHTRGHCGVAISQGNRWMLHVGDAYYLKAELTVENHPVDAMATQRADDDRLRRASLEQLRRLARDHADEIDMVGYHDLTELPD; from the coding sequence ATGACCCGTATCCATCACATCAACTGCGGCACTCTTCTCGTCCCGGGGTATCCCACGGTCGTCTGCCATTGCCTGTTGCTGGAAGACGCGAAAGGGCTGGCACTTGTCGATAGTGGTATCGGCCTCCTCGATGTTCAGAACCCGCTGGAACGTGTGGGGCAGCCGCTCATTGATCTGGCAGGCTTTCAGTTCCATGAGCACGATACCGCCATCCGCCGGATCGAAGCGCTCGGGCTTAAGCCGCAGGATGTCCGACATATTGTGCTCACTCATGCTGATCCCGATCATGCGGGGGGCCTGGCCGATTTCCCTGAAGCGAAAGTCCATCTGGCAGCTGAAGAGCGGGCCGCCTTGGAAACCGGCCACTGGCGATATCTCCGCATTCAATTTGCCCATGGCCCTCAGTGGGAGACCTACAGCTCATCCCCGCAAATGTGGTTCGGCCTCGAAGCCCGCGAAGTCGCTCTGGGCTTTGAAGCGCAGGTCCTGCTGATTCCACTCTTTGGCCATACCCGTGGCCATTGCGGCGTTGCTATTTCCCAGGGAAACCGCTGGATGCTCCATGTCGGCGATGCCTACTACCTTAAGGCCGAACTCACCGTCGAGAATCACCCCGTGGATGCCATGGCCACTCAACGCGCCGATGACGATCGTCTACGCCGGGCAAGTCTTGAACAGCTCCGCCGCCTGGCCCGCGATCATGCCGACGAAATCGATATGGTCGGCTATCACGATCTGACAGAGCTCCCCGATTAA